In a single window of the Caulobacter soli genome:
- a CDS encoding DUF1203 domain-containing protein, with translation MSFTVSSLPIEPFAPLFALDDEALAQRGMLRVTADAPFAFPCRVTLDDATPGETLILLNHEHQAADTPFRSRYAIYVREAAQGPTSTTDVLPPALRRRLLSLRGFDAAGMLRDADVVEGAAAAPVIARMLETPPWPICTPITPSRAATPRVSTAPPRVFRELRGSQSQLNPDALVCAQAGGLRRRGGS, from the coding sequence ATGTCCTTCACCGTTTCCAGCCTGCCGATCGAGCCGTTCGCGCCGCTGTTCGCTCTCGACGACGAGGCCTTGGCCCAGCGCGGCATGCTGCGCGTCACCGCCGACGCGCCGTTCGCCTTTCCCTGTCGCGTCACCCTGGATGACGCGACGCCGGGCGAGACCCTGATCCTGCTGAACCACGAGCATCAGGCCGCCGACACCCCGTTCCGCTCGCGCTACGCCATCTATGTCCGCGAAGCCGCCCAGGGCCCGACCTCGACCACCGACGTCCTGCCCCCGGCCCTACGTCGCCGCCTGCTGTCCCTGCGCGGTTTTGACGCGGCCGGCATGCTGCGTGACGCCGACGTGGTCGAGGGCGCGGCGGCCGCGCCGGTGATCGCGCGGATGCTGGAAACCCCGCCGTGGCCTATCTGCACGCCCATTACGCCAAGCCGGGCTGCTACGCCGCGCGTATCGACCGCGCCGCCTAGGGTTTTCCGCGAACTGAGAGGGTCTCAATCGCAACTTAACCCTGATGCTCTAGTTTGCGCCCAAGCCGGGGGGCTGAGAAGGCGCGGGGGCTCATGA
- a CDS encoding DUF1223 domain-containing protein — protein sequence MTRTTMRKMAWASLSAGMALAVAVGAFALSAPGGTAQRPVVLELFQSQGCSSCPPANANLNAIADRPDVLALSFGVTYWDQLGWKDTFAKPAYTDRQKAYARGLGAQLGTPQMVVEGREDLIGTNARDVELALRRARPAMDATIALSRGRVEIGAGQAPKAGADVWLVRYDPRVQQVAIQRGENNGKTLPHRDVVRELTRLGGWTGSPKAFSTMAPSDPALRTAVLVQAKDGGPILAAARL from the coding sequence ATGACACGGACGACGATGCGGAAGATGGCCTGGGCCAGCCTGTCGGCGGGCATGGCCCTGGCCGTCGCGGTCGGCGCGTTCGCGCTGTCCGCTCCCGGCGGCACCGCCCAGCGCCCGGTGGTGCTGGAGCTGTTCCAGAGTCAGGGCTGTTCGTCCTGCCCACCGGCCAACGCCAATCTCAACGCCATCGCCGACAGGCCCGACGTGCTGGCCTTGAGCTTCGGCGTCACCTACTGGGACCAGCTGGGCTGGAAGGACACCTTCGCTAAGCCCGCCTACACCGATCGCCAGAAGGCCTATGCCCGCGGCCTGGGCGCCCAGCTGGGCACGCCGCAGATGGTGGTCGAGGGCCGCGAGGACCTGATCGGCACGAACGCCCGCGACGTCGAGCTGGCCCTGCGCCGCGCCCGGCCGGCCATGGACGCCACGATCGCCCTGTCGCGCGGCCGGGTCGAGATCGGCGCGGGCCAGGCCCCCAAGGCCGGCGCCGACGTCTGGCTGGTGCGCTACGACCCGCGCGTCCAGCAGGTGGCCATCCAGCGCGGCGAGAACAACGGCAAGACCCTGCCCCACCGCGACGTGGTCCGCGAACTGACCCGCTTGGGCGGCTGGACCGGCTCGCCGAAGGCCTTCTCGACCATGGCGCCGAGCGATCCGGCCCTGCGCACGGCGGTGCTGGTCCAGGCCAAGGACGGCGGCCCGATCCTGGCGGCGGCGCGGCTTTGA
- a CDS encoding ATP-binding protein, with translation MKRMISRREPIPSREVVGSYLPILRGYLVAAAAYYCLISLSHPFYEKGVALVVLESLALVAAAFGFWLWRRLKVKPPEMPGLEAAALAMNTLFMANVVTYQVLHFEPAKLVYFVLMALVFATSAPTRRVALVSVGAAIVGLVLMARNAPDDLVGQYGFIGTAGAFAAFGMSTLMRGAVMRELRARLASDALNRKLEAELEQNRRLRTEAQELAVVAQTASRVKTEFLETMSHEIRTPLNGVLGMAQAMERDPLSAKQRARLAVIHESGATLLDVINAVLDISRIEAGKMEIVRAPFDLDALADTLRQLYGGLAHDKGLDFTLEIAPGAGGWRDGDGTRLRQVLSNLISNAIKFTDAGGVAVRIGGDAANLVCAVTDTGVGIPESRRAQVFEKFVQVDGSSTRRTGGSGLGLAICRELVTLMDGQIGFESPTTGGACFTFEAPCPVLAPAARPAPAEAIDATPATAAGELKMLVVDDNATNRTVLQAMLGHLGVACGVARDGHEAVAMWEAGPWDAILMDIHMPGMDGLEAGRLIRTREAAEGRVRTPILAVTASVLTHETDRYLAAGMDGFVAKPIAAQRLVAALDAALSGAPEGAAAALG, from the coding sequence ATGAAGCGGATGATCAGCAGGCGGGAACCCATACCGTCACGGGAGGTCGTTGGATCGTACCTGCCGATCCTGCGGGGCTATCTGGTGGCCGCCGCCGCCTACTACTGCCTGATCAGCCTGTCCCACCCCTTCTACGAGAAGGGCGTGGCCCTGGTCGTGCTGGAAAGCCTGGCCCTGGTCGCCGCCGCCTTCGGCTTCTGGCTGTGGCGCCGACTGAAGGTCAAGCCGCCGGAGATGCCGGGGCTGGAAGCCGCCGCCCTGGCGATGAACACCCTCTTCATGGCCAATGTCGTCACCTATCAGGTCCTGCATTTCGAGCCGGCCAAGCTGGTCTATTTCGTGCTGATGGCCCTGGTCTTCGCCACCTCGGCCCCCACCCGGCGCGTGGCCCTGGTCAGCGTCGGCGCGGCGATCGTCGGCCTGGTGCTGATGGCCCGCAACGCCCCCGACGACCTGGTCGGCCAGTACGGCTTCATCGGCACGGCCGGCGCCTTCGCCGCCTTCGGCATGTCGACCCTGATGCGCGGGGCGGTGATGCGCGAGCTGCGGGCCCGCCTGGCGTCGGACGCCCTCAACCGCAAGCTCGAGGCCGAGCTCGAACAGAACCGCCGCCTGCGCACCGAGGCCCAGGAGCTGGCCGTGGTCGCCCAGACCGCCAGCCGCGTGAAGACCGAGTTCCTCGAGACCATGAGCCATGAAATCCGCACCCCGCTGAACGGTGTGCTGGGCATGGCCCAGGCCATGGAACGCGACCCACTGTCGGCCAAGCAGCGCGCGCGCCTGGCCGTGATCCACGAGTCCGGCGCCACCCTGCTGGACGTGATCAACGCCGTGCTCGACATCTCGCGGATCGAGGCGGGCAAGATGGAGATCGTGCGGGCGCCGTTCGACCTGGACGCCCTGGCCGACACCCTGCGCCAGCTCTATGGCGGCCTGGCCCACGACAAGGGCCTGGACTTTACTCTGGAGATCGCCCCTGGGGCTGGGGGCTGGCGCGACGGCGACGGGACGCGGCTGCGCCAGGTGCTCAGCAACCTGATCTCCAACGCCATCAAGTTCACCGACGCGGGCGGCGTGGCCGTGCGCATCGGCGGCGACGCCGCCAACCTGGTCTGCGCCGTGACCGACACCGGTGTCGGCATTCCCGAGTCCCGCCGCGCCCAGGTCTTCGAGAAGTTCGTCCAGGTCGACGGGTCGAGCACGCGCCGCACCGGCGGCAGCGGGCTGGGCCTGGCCATCTGTCGCGAACTGGTGACGCTGATGGACGGCCAGATCGGTTTCGAAAGCCCGACCACGGGCGGCGCCTGCTTCACCTTCGAGGCCCCCTGCCCGGTCCTGGCCCCCGCAGCCCGGCCGGCGCCGGCCGAAGCGATCGACGCCACGCCCGCGACCGCCGCCGGCGAACTGAAGATGCTGGTGGTCGACGACAACGCCACCAACCGCACCGTCCTGCAGGCCATGCTGGGACACCTGGGCGTCGCCTGCGGCGTGGCCCGCGACGGTCACGAGGCCGTGGCGATGTGGGAAGCCGGCCCTTGGGACGCCATCCTGATGGACATCCACATGCCCGGCATGGACGGCCTGGAGGCCGGCCGCTTGATCCGCACCCGCGAGGCCGCCGAGGGTCGCGTCCGCACGCCGATCCTGGCGGTGACCGCCAGCGTCCTGACGCACGAAACCGACCGCTACCTGGCCGCCGGCATGGACGGCTTCGTGGCCAAGCCGATCGCCGCCCAGCGTCTGGTGGCGGCTCTCGACGCGGCCCTGAGCGGCGCGCCCGAGGGCGCGGCGGCGGCGCTGGGCTAA